The following DNA comes from Ornithinimicrobium avium.
CGCGAGCGCCACCTTGACCATCGGGCCGTAGGTGAGCACGGTGACGTCGCTGCCCTCGGTGCGCACGACGGCCTCGTCGAGGCGGTGCGGCGCGTCGGCCAGGTCCGGCACGCCGCCGCCCAGGTCGAGCACGCCGCGCTCGTGGTAGCGGCGCTTGGGCTCGTAGAAGATCACCGGGTCGTCCGAGGCGATCGCCTGCTGCATCATCCAGTAGGCGTCGTCGGTGGTCGACACCGAGACCACGCGCAGCCCGGCGGTGTGCGCGAAGTAGGACTCGTTGGACTCGCTGTGGTGCTCGACCGCGCCGATGCCCCCGCCGTAGGGGATGCGCACGACCATCGGCACCTTCAGCTTGCCCAGCGAACGGTTGTGCATCTTGGAGACCTGGCTGACGATCTGGTCGAACGCCGGGTAGACGAAGCCGTCGAACTGGATCTCCACCACCGGGCGGTAGCCGCGCAGCGCCAGGCCGACCGCGGTGCCCAGGATGCCGGACTCGGCCAGCGGCGGGTCGATGACCCGGTCCTCGCCGAAGTCCTTCTGCAGTCCCTCGGTGATCCGGAAGACGCCGCCGAGCTTGCCGATGTCCTCCCCCATGAGCAGGACCTTGGGGTCGCGCTCCATGGCGGCGCGCATGCCCGCGTTGAGAGCCTTGGCGATCGTGGTCCGCTGCGCGGTGGACGTCGGGGCGGGCGCCGCGCCGGGGGTGGTGGTGCTGGTCATCTCTCTCCTTCGTCCTCGAAGCCGGCCTGGTAGGCCGCGAACTCCGCCGCCTCGCGCTCGACCAGCCGGTGCTGCTCGGCGTAGACGTAGGTGAACATCTCCTCGTGCGGCGGGTCGGGCATCGTCTGGCAGGCGTGCCGGATCCGCCGGGCCAGCTCGTCGGCCTCCTCCTCGACCGCGGCCAGCCAGTCGTCGTCGACGATGCCCTCGGCCAGCAGGTACTTCCTCATCCGGTCGATCGGGTCCTTCTTCTTCCAGATGTCGACCTCGGCGGAGATGCGGTACTTCGTCGGGTCGTCGGAGGTGGTGTGCGCGCCCATCCGGTAGGTGAAGGCCTCGATCAGCGTCGGTCCCCCGCCGGAGCGGGCACGCTCGAGCGCGGCGCGCGAGACGGCGTAGGAGGCGATGACGTCGTTGCCGTCCACCCGCACGCCGGGGAAGCCGAAACCGTCGGCACGCCGGTAGGGCGGCACGGTGAACTGCTTGTCGTTGGGCTGGGAGATCGCCCAGTGGTTGTTCTGCACGAAGAAGACGACCGGGGCGTTCTTGACCGCGGCGAAGACCAGCGCCTCGTTGTAGTCGCCCTGGGCCGTCCCGCCGTCGCCGGTGAACGCCATCACCGCGGTGTCCCGCTCGGGGTCCCCGGTGGCGTAGTCGCCGTCGAACTGCACGCCCATCGCGTAGCCGACCCCGTGCAGCATCTGGTTGCCGATGACGATCGTGTAGAGGTGGAAGTTGTGCTCCCCGGAGTCCCACCCGCCGTGGTTGACCCCGCGGAACATGCCGAGCAGGTTCTCCGGCGGCACCCCCTTGCACCACGCCACGCCGTGCTCGCGGTAGCCCGGGAAGGCGTAGTCCTGGGGGCGCATCGCCCGGCCGGCGCCGACCTGGGCGGCCTCCTGCCCGAGCAGGCTCGGCCACAGGCCCAGCTCGCCCTGGCGCTGCAGCGCGAAGCCCTCGGCGTCGAAGCGGCGCACCAGGATCAGGTCGCGCAGCATCCCCTTCAGCGCCTCGTCGTCGAGGTCGTCGAGGTAGGCGGCGTAGGGGCTGCTCACCTCCGTCACCGGCACGCGGCGTCCCTCGCCGTCCAGGAACTGGACCATGTCCGGGCCGCCGTCGGTGATGTCCTTCTCCGGCGGCTCGTGCGCACCCCGCGCGGGGGTGCCGTCGGGCTGGGTGCCCTCGAGGGTGTTTGGCGCGGCGGGCCGCGCGACTTCCTCGTCGCTCAACGCAGGCTCCTTCATCTCACGGCAGACGCCGCAGCGTGACGGGACAGCTGTTCGTCGTCAGGTTACCCCCGAACCTCGGCGGGTCGGCAGGACGTCCGCGAGGAAGTCCTGCGTCTGCGCCCAGGCGGCCCGGCTCGCGGCCTCGTGGTGGAACATCGGGTTGGGGTTGTCGAACGCGTGGCCGGCGCCCTCGTGCAGCTCGAAGCGCACCTCCTCGCGGGTCCCGCCCCCGGTGACCGCCTCGCGGATCTGCTCGACCGTCTCCATCGGCAGGTAGGTGTCCTGCGTGCCGAAGACGTGCAGGCTCGGGCACCGCACGTCCTCCGCCAGGCCCAGCAGGTTCGGCAGCGCCGAGCCGTAGAAGCTCACCAGCGCGGCCGGCGGCACCTGCGCCCGGGCGGCCGCGGCGGCCACGTTGAAGGCCAGTCCGCCGCCGAAGCAGAAGCCCACGAGCCCGACCTGGTCCGCCAGCACCTCGGGCAGCGCGGCGAGCGCGTCCCGGGCGGCGAGCCCGTCGCGCACCGCGAGGTCCCAGTCGAGCTGCCCGACCAGGCCCATCGCCGTGCCGAGCAGGTCGTCGGCGTCGTCCTCGAGGGACTCCACCGGCGGGTCGAGGCGGGCGTAGACCTGAGGGGCGAGCACGGCATACCCCAGGGTCGCGAGGTCCTTGCACCGGGACCGCACGTAGTCGCTGAGCCCGAAGATCTCCTGGAAGACCACCAGACCGGGCACGGGAGCCTCCGAGGAGGAGTGGTCCGGCAGCCACAGCAGGCCGGGCAGGGGCCCGTCCGCGCCGGGGATCTCGTGGGCGACCGGTCCGCCGGTGACGCTCACGTCAGTCCCTGGCGTCCGGGAGCAGCATGTCGACCACCAGCGAGACGGCCGAGATGATGATCGCGCCGAGCACGGCGTCCCAGAAGAAGCTGTCGACGTGGAAGTCCAGCCCGATCGCCCCGGCCAGCCAGGAGGTGAGCGCGAGCATCAGGGCGTTGAGGATGAACAGGAACAGGCCCAGGCTGAGCACGATGAGCGGCAGCGAGAGCAGCTTGAGGATCGGCTTGACGATCGCGTTGAGCACTCCGAAGACCACGGCGACGCCCAGCAGCGTGAGGAAGAAGCGGCTGCCCTCTCCCCCGATCTGGATCCCGTCGAGAAGGTAGGCCGCGACCCAGATGGCCACGGCGTTGGCGACGATGGTCAGGATCATCTTCATGGGCCCATCGTGGCACGGGAGCGCCTTCACTACCCTGAGGACATGACCGAGCCGTCCGCCAGCCCCGTCCGACTGCGCTCCGTCCTCGCGACGGTCCCCGCCTACACGCCGGGCCGGCCACCCACGCCGGTGGAGGGCGTGACGGCCTACAAGATCTCCTCCAACGAGAATCCCTACCCGCCGCTGCCCTCGGTGCTGGAGGCGGTCGCGGGGGCGGCCTCCTCGCTCAACCGCTACCCTGACATGGGCGTCACCGCGCTGACCGCGGCGCTGTCCGAGCGTCTCGGCGTGCCCGCCTCGCACCTGGCCACCGGCACCGGCAGCGTCGCGGTGCTGGGGCACCTGCTCAGCATCACCTGCGAGCCGGGCGACGAGGTCGTCTACGCGTGGCGGTCGTTCGAGGCCTACCCGATCGTGGTCGCCCTCTCCGGCGCGACGTCGGTGCAGGTGCCGGTGGACGCCGAGGCCCGCCACGACCTCGACGCGATGGCCGCCGCGATCACCGACCGCACGCGTCTGGTCGTGGTGTGCACTCCGAACAACCCGACGGGGCCGGCCGTGCGCGAGGACGAGCTGCGGGAGTTCCTGGCCAAGGTGCCCCGGGACGTGCTCGTGGTCGTCGACGAGGCCTACCTGGAGTTCACCACCGAGGACACCGTGCCGGACGCGCTGGCGATCTACCGCGACCACCCCAACGTCGCGGTGCTGCGCACCTTCTCCAAGGCCTACGGCCTCGCCGGGCTGCGGGTCGGGTATGCCGTGGCGCACGAGGAGGTCGCCACCGCCCTGCGCAAGGCGGCCACCCCCTTCGGCGTCAGCGACCTGGCGCAGCAGGCGGCGCTGGCCAGCCTGGCCGCCTACGACGAGCTCGAGGTGCGGGTCGAGCAGATCGTCGCCGAGCGCGAGCGGGTGGTCGCGGCGCTGCGCGAGCAGGGCTGGACGGTCCCGGAGGCGCAGGGCAACTTCCTGTGGCTGCCGCTCGGCGAGGACGCGGTGCCGTTCGCGCAGGCCTGCCAGGCCCGGGCGCTGACCGTGCGCCCGTTCGCCGGCGACGGCGTGCGCGTCTCGGTCGGGGAGAGCGAGGCCAACGACCGGTTCGTCGCGATCGCGGCGGAGTGGCTGCGCAGCCGCTGACCCGTCAGGAGCCGTGCCGGTCGGCCCACCGCAGCAGCGCGCGGGTGACCCAGCAGGCGGCGTAGCTGACCGCCCAGCTGGTCACCAGGATCACCAGCGAGGCGGCCCAGATGCCCTGGCCCTCGAACTCCACGGCCAGGTCGAAGAACCAGGGCGTGGTCATGCCCAGCATGCCGGCGATCCCGAGCAACCAGGGCATCGAGGTCTTGCCGGCCACGAGCGTGGCGGGGACGGCGATCGCGACGAGGGTGCCGTAGGCCATGACCAGCTGGAAGGGCTCCCCGAACCCGCGGCCCACGCTCCAGGACTGCCCGGAGATCCACGCCAGCACCCCGCCGACGAGCATGATCACCCAGCCCTTGCCGGGATTGCCGGTGACGACCGCGGTCGAGCCGCGCGGGGAGAGGGACACGCTCAGGAGCCCTGGCGGACCACGTCGTAGGGGGCGTCGCTGGCGAGGCGCTGCTCGATGCCGCGGGTGACGAACTCCTTGGCCGCGCGCGCCGCGTCGAAGGGGCGGTCCCCGAGGGCCAGCCGGGCGGCGACGGCCGCCGCCAGCGTGCAGCCGGCGCCGGCGACCTGGACGCCGTCGCCGAGCTTGGGCGCGGCGAGGATCTCGGTCCGCTCGTCGTCGACGTAGACGTCCACCGCCTCCTCCCCGGGCAGGTGCACCCCGCCCTTGGCCAGCACCACCGCGCCGGAGCGCTCGTGGATCCGGCGGGCCGCCTCGACCAGCTCGGGCACCGTGCCGATCTCGTCGATCCCGGACAGCGACATCGTCTCGAAGTGGTTGGGCGTGACGAAGGTGGCCTGCGGCAGGACCTGCGCCTTGAGGGCCTCGTCGGTGTCGAGCGCGGCGCCGGGCTCCTGGCCCTTGCAGATGAGGACCGGGTCGAGGACCACGTGGCCGAACCCGCGCCCGCGCAGCGCGCCGGCCACCGTCTCGATGGTGGCGGGGGTGCCGAGCATCCCGATCTTGACCACGTCGAGCTGGTCGCGGGGGTAGGCGGCGGTGATGGCCTCGAGCTGGTCGGCGATGACCTTGGGTCCGACGGCGGAGAACCGGTGGTTCCAGTCCTCCTTGGGGTCGAAGGAGACGATGCAGGTCAGCGCGACGCAGCCGAAGACCCCGTGCGCCTGGAAGGTGCGCAGGTCGGCCTGCGCCCCGGCGCCTCCGG
Coding sequences within:
- a CDS encoding alpha-ketoacid dehydrogenase subunit beta; its protein translation is MTSTTTPGAAPAPTSTAQRTTIAKALNAGMRAAMERDPKVLLMGEDIGKLGGVFRITEGLQKDFGEDRVIDPPLAESGILGTAVGLALRGYRPVVEIQFDGFVYPAFDQIVSQVSKMHNRSLGKLKVPMVVRIPYGGGIGAVEHHSESNESYFAHTAGLRVVSVSTTDDAYWMMQQAIASDDPVIFYEPKRRYHERGVLDLGGGVPDLADAPHRLDEAVVRTEGSDVTVLTYGPMVKVALAAAQAAELEDGPSIEVVDLRSLSPMDTDTIEASVIRTGRCITLSEAPTFTSIHAEMAAWVQEHCFYHLEAPVLRVGGYNIPYPPSRHEEVFLPDLDRVLHAVDTVLNY
- the pdhA gene encoding pyruvate dehydrogenase (acetyl-transferring) E1 component subunit alpha, whose product is MSDEEVARPAAPNTLEGTQPDGTPARGAHEPPEKDITDGGPDMVQFLDGEGRRVPVTEVSSPYAAYLDDLDDEALKGMLRDLILVRRFDAEGFALQRQGELGLWPSLLGQEAAQVGAGRAMRPQDYAFPGYREHGVAWCKGVPPENLLGMFRGVNHGGWDSGEHNFHLYTIVIGNQMLHGVGYAMGVQFDGDYATGDPERDTAVMAFTGDGGTAQGDYNEALVFAAVKNAPVVFFVQNNHWAISQPNDKQFTVPPYRRADGFGFPGVRVDGNDVIASYAVSRAALERARSGGGPTLIEAFTYRMGAHTTSDDPTKYRISAEVDIWKKKDPIDRMRKYLLAEGIVDDDWLAAVEEEADELARRIRHACQTMPDPPHEEMFTYVYAEQHRLVEREAAEFAAYQAGFEDEGER
- a CDS encoding dienelactone hydrolase family protein; amino-acid sequence: MSVTGGPVAHEIPGADGPLPGLLWLPDHSSSEAPVPGLVVFQEIFGLSDYVRSRCKDLATLGYAVLAPQVYARLDPPVESLEDDADDLLGTAMGLVGQLDWDLAVRDGLAARDALAALPEVLADQVGLVGFCFGGGLAFNVAAAAARAQVPPAALVSFYGSALPNLLGLAEDVRCPSLHVFGTQDTYLPMETVEQIREAVTGGGTREEVRFELHEGAGHAFDNPNPMFHHEAASRAAWAQTQDFLADVLPTRRGSGVT
- a CDS encoding phage holin family protein → MKMILTIVANAVAIWVAAYLLDGIQIGGEGSRFFLTLLGVAVVFGVLNAIVKPILKLLSLPLIVLSLGLFLFILNALMLALTSWLAGAIGLDFHVDSFFWDAVLGAIIISAVSLVVDMLLPDARD
- the hisC gene encoding histidinol-phosphate transaminase, with product MTEPSASPVRLRSVLATVPAYTPGRPPTPVEGVTAYKISSNENPYPPLPSVLEAVAGAASSLNRYPDMGVTALTAALSERLGVPASHLATGTGSVAVLGHLLSITCEPGDEVVYAWRSFEAYPIVVALSGATSVQVPVDAEARHDLDAMAAAITDRTRLVVVCTPNNPTGPAVREDELREFLAKVPRDVLVVVDEAYLEFTTEDTVPDALAIYRDHPNVAVLRTFSKAYGLAGLRVGYAVAHEEVATALRKAATPFGVSDLAQQAALASLAAYDELEVRVEQIVAERERVVAALREQGWTVPEAQGNFLWLPLGEDAVPFAQACQARALTVRPFAGDGVRVSVGESEANDRFVAIAAEWLRSR
- a CDS encoding bifunctional hydroxymethylpyrimidine kinase/phosphomethylpyrimidine kinase, whose product is MSTTPVVLTIAGSEATGGAGAQADLRTFQAHGVFGCVALTCIVSFDPKEDWNHRFSAVGPKVIADQLEAITAAYPRDQLDVVKIGMLGTPATIETVAGALRGRGFGHVVLDPVLICKGQEPGAALDTDEALKAQVLPQATFVTPNHFETMSLSGIDEIGTVPELVEAARRIHERSGAVVLAKGGVHLPGEEAVDVYVDDERTEILAAPKLGDGVQVAGAGCTLAAAVAARLALGDRPFDAARAAKEFVTRGIEQRLASDAPYDVVRQGS